In Methanoregula formicica SMSP, the DNA window AAGAGGACGGGTTCACCAAGCGACGAACCTGTGTAGAACCCGGTCCCGCCCGCAGGCATGAGGATTTCATCTTCCGATCTTATGAAGGTTGGCTTCGTGCCCCCGGGTGCAGCACTGTGAAGAAGAGAAGGAGATGAAAGAAAAATGTCTCTACGGAAAATAATCACCGTCCTGCTGGCATTGTTGCTGGCGGGGATGGTAGTAGTACCGATGGTGAGTGCTGGGGATAACCTGGTATCAACAGATAAAAAACCACAATCGTCTCCAGAACCCGTTGGTATTGATGTGACAGATGAGGAACTTCGGGAAATGATTGTCACCATTATCAAAGATATCCAGTCATGCAATCTTGACGAGAAAATCAAGGATCAGAATGTCATACTATTATCCACATTTGTAGATGATGACAGTACGATCAACCGAGGAGAACTTGAGAAGACCCTCATTTCCATGGGGCCGGATTGTCTAGAGAAAATCTATAAATCCCCTGCTCCGAAATGGGCAGGCTTCATTCATAATGATATGGCATTAATTGCCGGCCAGAAAATGTCATTGAGTACATCAGAGAGGAACATACTCGCAAATAATGCGGCGGTCCCGGATTCATGGGGTTCATGGAATCATTATAAATTGACCGGGGCAACCAGCGAGGCGGAAAAATATGCCAATATCGCTCGCGCTTATTATCAACAGGGCGATACGACAAAAGGAGCATACAACCTTTCTTACTCGCTCCATTTCATGACTGATATGTCAATGCCATTCCATTATACTCCTTCGGGATTACTGGCCCACGAAGATTATGAGATTTATGTAAGCGATCACTGGACCTCCGGAGATGACGATGAGAAATACCGGGATGTCGTCTCAGGAAATAACTATTATTATATTGTCACGGATGTCAGCGACGCTGCAGATAATCTTATAGACGTCACACACTGGTATCAGACATACCTTGAAGATCAGATAAACAATAATCCCAACTGGCAGGATGATTCACTCTTAAGGGATTATACTCATGACACAATACTCTATGGAGCAAAGTATAACATGGGTCTTATTGACTATGTTAAATGATAATAATCCGTGGAGGATTATATGAAAAAATTCTTTTTTTTTCTCACAAAAATTACAATATGCGTTGTAATTATTATCGTTGTCTTTATCGCAGGTTCTGATTGGTATATCCATGTCAACCAACCAGGGTATTATCAATCTCAATATTCAATCAACATCAGGAATCTTTCCTACTATTCGACGGATGGATTTATCACAGATATCATCGTTCCAATCCCTCAACTAAACCATGAAGACGTGTTTTTCGATGAAAGTATGCAGGGTCAGACTTTTGGTAACTGGAAATCCGTCCTTGTTGCAACAGACGATGGTAAAATGCTGGCCCTGCAATCAACTGGAAATAATCTTTCAGATATTTCTGCTTCGTTTGTTACAGATTACCGTAGAATCGGGACTACCCGGTGGGAAATTAACGATCTTTCCCTGATCCCGGTAATAGAACAACCTGATAATAATGGCATGTCGCAATTCTCCCATTCAACAACCATTGTGTATATCCCGAGAAAGTTTTCATCCATACATGAAGAAAATTCTCCACCGATTACTGTTGACATTGAATACATCGTCTTTGGCGATCGGACAGGTTCCGATTATATTGATGATTACCAGCTCCAAGGAACAATCGTGATTCCTGAGGATTATAGTGGAAAAATTCCTCTGGCGGTTCACGCATATTCTCGGGCACCAATTCCAAGAGATGGAAATATAACGTGGTTGAGGATCAATCCTGAAAGTCCGTGAACATATATTTTCCTCATGAAATAATGGAGAGACTAATGACTGATCCAGATAAGAAAAAAATTGTTTCATATGGTATTGGAATTGCGTTATTCCTGTCACTGACCACGTTCTTCCTGGATATCTGTATTTTTCGCATTTCTAGTATTACCGGAATTATCATTCTATCCGGATTTGCCGTTCTTCTGTGTCTGTTCATCTATATGGCCAAGATGAAATTTTCGTTCAGGGAACTGGTTTTACCGGTGGTTATTGCATTTGGTGCCGCAGTATTAGTACTGATACTGGCAGCCTTTGCTGGGAATGCCCTGATCCATGATATGCCCGGAACGGTCACATATACCGTATCGGTAAACGGGCTCGACCGGTATAACGGGGGACTGGCTACGGATATTATCGTCCCGCTTCCGATGATCAACGGGGAACAGGCATTCAGTGATGATGAACTGCAATACCGGCAGTTCGGGCAATGGAAATCGATGCTTGTTGTAACACCCCAGGGAAAAATGATTGCGTTCCAGTCACTGGACCGGAACCTGACAAATATCCATGCACAGTGGTTCCGGGAATCACGGAAGAATACGATGAAAATCGATAGTTCAAAGGATCTTCTTTCTCCAAGAATTAACCTGACGCAGGTAAACTATACCCGGACCGTTTCACCTGATGTGACTGGCGGAGGATACGTTTCGAAAGTATACATTGAGAAAGAAATGCGGGCTTTTGATGAAAAAAACGGCACGATATCATTTAACATTTCATTCTTCGTATCCGAGGGGACAACCTTGGGATTTTTAGGAAAAACCTACAATGCTCAGGTTTCGGAAGAGATTCCGGCGGGATTCCGGCAGTCGGTCCCGGTAGCGGTGTACATTGAAAAGATTACCGGGTAATTATGATTTGCCTTCTTTGGATCCATGTGAGTGTATTGGGAATTCCAGAGGTTACTGTATCATCCATTAATGAGGACTGTCTCCAGCCCATTCAGAGTTGAGCATACAATGAAATCTCGTTGAAAAGAAGCGATCGATCTATGAAATTTTCCGAGTTCAAACAACATAAAATCGCGATTTCTCTCGCGCTTGTATTCATCGGATTTGCCGGGAGTCTTATCATTTATATCGCATTCTTCCATCCTGAAGAATGGCAGAGTCCGCCACAAAAAAATCTCCAGCCCACTCCTGCTGAGCCTACAACCCAACAAAGTCCCGTGGCCTCACCGACAGAACGACCGCACTATGATTATTGTATGATTGATGAAGTGCATCCGGATTATCTTCGAGTGATTCCCGACTTCATCAGTCCCAACGCTACGATCGTCCACCTGACTTCCGATGATCTGGAACCGTTTCCCGAATATCAGAAAGTGATGATGGATGAATCCCGGCTGACCCAAAAATGGCGGGGTGGCCACAGATCCATTGCAGCTTTCAAAGATTACCAGCGCCAGTATTCTGATTTCCGGAACCTGGCCTGTATAAAAAGTCCCGAGCCGGAATGCAATCCCCTGCAGGCAGCGTTATACGAGTACAATGGGCGATATTTCAGGGTCGGGTGCTATCCGGATTTCGGGAGAGAGCGCCCCACGCCACCACCTTCACCATTCACATGGTAAAATCCCCCAACACAAACTACTACCTCCCCATCTCTCCCCACAAACCCTTATCTCCCCCAATGCCCAACGGACACTAAAAACCGGCCGGCCCTGTGCACGCAGGGCGAATGGGTGACCACTCATGCTGCTCGACAAACTCGATCTCACGAAAACAACGGACGAGGCAAAGTACGAGAAAACACTCGCGGAGTACACGGATAGACTCGCCGTCCTCCAGCGAACCCTCCGCGACCAGAAAGTCCCGACCGTGATTGTCATCGAAGGGTGGAACGCCTCGGGCATCACAAGGGTCGTCCACGAGATCGTCCACGCTCTCGATCCCCGCGGGTACACGCTCCATGCCATCGAAAAACCGACCGAGGAGGAGCGGGGCCGGCCGTTCCTCTGGCGGTTCTGGCTCAGGGCACCGTCCCGGGGGCGGATGGCAATCTTCGCCCGCTCCTGGTACAGCCGCACGATATCCGAGATGCGGCAGAAACATGCGTGGGAGAAGTCCCTCAAGGGGCGGGTGAAACGGATCAATACGTTCGAGCGGATGCTTGCCGACGACGGGACGATCATCCTGAAATTCTTCTTGCACATTGCAAAGGACGTGCAGAAAGTGCGGCTTGAAGAGCGGGAGAGAAACCCGCGCACCGCATGGCTTGTCACCCCGTCCACCTGGAACCTCCACCGGCACTACGAGGATTCGCTCCCCGTCTTCGATGAGTTCATTGCAAAGACCGACACGGAGTACGCACCCTGGACACTGGTCGAGGGGACTGACACACGGTATGCGATCCTGAAAGTCTTTGGCACGATCATAAAAACGCTGGAGAAACGTGCGGAGGCCGAGGCTGAAAACGGGGGAAAACAGAAGAAAGGGAAACAGAAAGAGCCGGCAAAAACCCGGAAGAATTCAACCCGGCGGCGCTCCGCACCGGAGAAAGGGATTGAGAAAGACGACCTCCAGGCAGAGTTCGCAAGTTTGCAGGCCGAGATGCTGGACGTGCACTCCGTCCTCTTCAAGCGGAAGATCCCGCTCATCATCGTGTACGAAGGCTGGGACGCTGCGGGAAAAGGGGGCAATATCACCCGGCTCACGCGGTTCATGAACCCGCTTGGCTATTACGTCGTTCCCGTCTCGGCGCCCACGGCCCACGAGAAGGAGTACCATTACCTGCGCCGGTTCATCAAGTATTTCCCTCCCGGCGGCGACATCGCGGTCTTCGACCGGAGCTGGTACGGGCGGGTACTCGTTGAGCGGGTGGAGAACTATTGCCCCGAGCACGCGTGGCAGCGGGCGTACCAGGAGATCAACGAGATGGAGGAGGACTTTGTCACTTCCTCAAACGGCGGGATTGTCAAGTTCTGGCTCGAGATCAGCAAGGACGAACAGCTCAAGCGGTTCAAAGAACGGGCATCCGATCCCAAAAAGGTGTACAAGA includes these proteins:
- a CDS encoding phospholipase C/P1 nuclease family protein, which encodes MSLRKIITVLLALLLAGMVVVPMVSAGDNLVSTDKKPQSSPEPVGIDVTDEELREMIVTIIKDIQSCNLDEKIKDQNVILLSTFVDDDSTINRGELEKTLISMGPDCLEKIYKSPAPKWAGFIHNDMALIAGQKMSLSTSERNILANNAAVPDSWGSWNHYKLTGATSEAEKYANIARAYYQQGDTTKGAYNLSYSLHFMTDMSMPFHYTPSGLLAHEDYEIYVSDHWTSGDDDEKYRDVVSGNNYYYIVTDVSDAADNLIDVTHWYQTYLEDQINNNPNWQDDSLLRDYTHDTILYGAKYNMGLIDYVK
- the pap gene encoding polyphosphate:AMP phosphotransferase — protein: MLLDKLDLTKTTDEAKYEKTLAEYTDRLAVLQRTLRDQKVPTVIVIEGWNASGITRVVHEIVHALDPRGYTLHAIEKPTEEERGRPFLWRFWLRAPSRGRMAIFARSWYSRTISEMRQKHAWEKSLKGRVKRINTFERMLADDGTIILKFFLHIAKDVQKVRLEERERNPRTAWLVTPSTWNLHRHYEDSLPVFDEFIAKTDTEYAPWTLVEGTDTRYAILKVFGTIIKTLEKRAEAEAENGGKQKKGKQKEPAKTRKNSTRRRSAPEKGIEKDDLQAEFASLQAEMLDVHSVLFKRKIPLIIVYEGWDAAGKGGNITRLTRFMNPLGYYVVPVSAPTAHEKEYHYLRRFIKYFPPGGDIAVFDRSWYGRVLVERVENYCPEHAWQRAYQEINEMEEDFVTSSNGGIVKFWLEISKDEQLKRFKERASDPKKVYKITDEDWRNREKWDQYDEAVDEMLARTSTDIAPWTVVESDDKWFARVKAMKTVIATARNLL